From the Vicinamibacteria bacterium genome, the window ATCGTATCCACCCTCGGAGCTTCTTCAGGAATGAGCTCTACTGCTTGCTCCGCGTGTTCGCGAGCGGCACCGTAATTGCCCTCGCTCTTGGCGACCGCACCGAGATAGTAGTGCGTGATCCCGTTTGCGGGATCTCCTTCGAGGGCACGGACGAGCTCCTTCCGGGCGGCATCATAGCGGCCAAGCCGGAAGAGGAGCGCGCCGAGGGTCGTACGCAAGCGGTGTTGCTCGGGCCGAAGCTCCAGGGCCTCGGTGAGCGTGGCGGCCGCTTGTGGAATCTGATCGCTCTCGGTCTGCAGCCGGGCCAGAAACGCGAGCAGGGGCGCTGACGTCGAGCGTTCTCGGGCTTCGCTCAGAAGCGCGATGGCCCGCTCCCGCTCGCCCAGTTCCAGGAGGCGCCGTGCCTCGGTGAGGGGGTCGCTCTGCAGCAGCAAGAAAAGTGTCAGCGCAACCAACCCACGCCCTCCTTGACGAGATAGCTCCTCCCCGCTTCGAGCCCCTCCAGCCGGTCTTCTTGCCCCGAAGGCCAGGTCACCACCAGCCTGTCGACGCGCTCGAGCTCGCCTAGTCCGAAATGCGCTATCGGCTCGTTCGCCCCGAGAAATCCGTCGCTGGTGCGGAGCTCTCGGAATTGATTTGCCCCCGCGCTGGAGACAACGAGCGTCGCGCCGAGACCGTCCCGGTTGCTCGCGGTTCCTATCAGCCGCACCCGGAGCCATTTGCCGGCAACGCGGCCGACGTAGAGGTCGGGCGCCGAGTCGAGGTTGTTGACCACGACGTCGAGTGCGCCATCCCGGTTCAGATCGCCGAGAGCCGTGCCTCGGCTGACTCGCGCGTGATCGGCGAGCGGGGCCTCCTCGAACGTTCGCCCGTGACCGAGGAACAACTGATTCCTCTGAGCGTAGGGC encodes:
- a CDS encoding tetratricopeptide repeat protein, whose translation is MVALTLFLLLQSDPLTEARRLLELGERERAIALLSEARERSTSAPLLAFLARLQTESDQIPQAAATLTEALELRPEQHRLRTTLGALLFRLGRYDAARKELVRALEGDPANGITHYYLGAVAKSEGNYGAAREHAEQAVELIPEEAPRVDTMEPSQLVNALYLLAEVRYLSDGDAEPLLKRVTELDVTHPGAHYLLGQLMLRDGRLEEAKEELELFRRTKKAAEHIALAMNASRYAGNHELAVAELRL